A genomic stretch from Solenopsis invicta isolate M01_SB chromosome 15, UNIL_Sinv_3.0, whole genome shotgun sequence includes:
- the LOC105193352 gene encoding SID1 transmembrane family member 1, translating to MTKSMEMQNTWRLIAILLLLDVASTAALFSSPSFSTFIIPAEYKIPYPKTINATIEYVFLYPASNMSLETARIKIESNATHSLPLIIVVRQTTGILSWQIPLLVNSADLDTVIYNKTSRTLCSTKYYRYAQDDEDYVVVGISTASRENIFFNLSVVEVTDFYLSSGKKVEVQISPSEPIYYGYIFPKEENSSVIVRVESNNDVCMTMSIQNTSCPVFDLERNIEFSGHWQTMSRRGGITVPREAYPLGFFVVLVVKGEDSDCSGLSSSDPLRTKNVTLIVNPTITKQDYIVASASAAAIILVFCISYIIAVIIFTIKESKKLATQEPLNEQSQDVNEHLPSPSMIGESSPKQWDSVEEDSSLDEDDIDLMEDALSDKDVIRTKVILSVCDLARKEPRILRHKSRLYLYYLATVAIFYTLPVVQLAVTYQRVLHTTGNQDMCYYNFLCAHPLGLLSDFNHVFSNFGYVMLGILFIFLTYTREYNEPDKEKIKCYGIPQHYGLFYAMGTALIMEGILSASYHVCPSRSNFQFDTSFMYVIAVLCMIKIYQNRHPDINARAPVTFGMLAVIIFAGLIGVLSGSKSFVVIFSILHLLICFFLTVQIYYMGRCKFDRGVFKRVIQRFKHEARCGIWHLLRPFYPARFIMLVLANLCNVGLAVFGNMYQQGNFATFLLAILMSNLILYTFFYIMMKLCHRERILLTPAIYILLSMLFWGAALYFFVNKTISWALTPAQSRLYNKPCALLNFFDSHDIWHFLSALAMFFSFMVLLTLDDDLTDVHRSQIPVF from the exons ATGA CAAAATCAATGGAAATGCAAAACACTTGGAGATTGATTGCCATATTACTGCTTCTTGATGTCGCAAGTACTGCAGCTTTGTTTTCATCCCCATCTTTCTCTACATTTATTATTCCGGCTGAATACAAAATACCATATCCAAAAACCATAAATGCTACGATTGAATATGTGTTTTTGTATCCTGCCAGCAAT ATGTCTCTGGAAACTGCAAGAATTAAGATAGAAAGCAACGCGACTCATAGTTTGCCACTAATAATAGTAGTGCGTCAAACAACGGGTATTCTATCTTGGCAAATACCCCTGCTTGTCAACAGCGCGGATTTAGACACTGTGATATACAATAAAACTAGTCGTACCCTATGCTCTACGAAGTATTATCGTTACGCACAAGATGATGAAGATTATGTTGTTGTCGGTATCTCCACAGCCAGtcgtgaaaatatcttttttaatctcAGTGTGGTTGAAGTTACAGACTTTTATTTAAG TTCTGGAAAGAAAGTAGAAGTACAGATTTCCCCATCTGAACCTATATATTATGGCTACATCTTTCCAAAGGAGGAAAATTCCTCAGTCATTGTACGTGTTGAATCAAATAATGATGTCTGTATGACCATGTCTATACAAAATACATCG tgtccTGTATTTGACCTGGAACGAAATATTGAATTTTCTGGGCACTGGCAGACTATGAGTAGAAGAGGAGGTATCACAGTACCG AGAGAGGCTTATCCGTTAGGATTCTTCGTTGTGCTTGTTGTCAAAGGGGAGGACTCCGACTGCAGTGGATTATCCAGTAGTGACCCCCTTCGTACTAAAAACGTTACATTAATTGTAAATCCTACTATTACCAAACAGGATTACATCGTTGCATCGGCATCAGCAGCGGCAATCATATTAGTTTTTTGTATCTCCTATATAATAGCTGTAATAATATTCACTATCAAAGAGAGTAAAAAACTTGCGACGCAAGAACCGCTAAACGAACAAAGCCAAGATGTGAACGAGCACCTGCCAAGTCCATCGATGATAGGAGAG AGTAGTCCGAAACAATGGGATTCTGTGGAGGAGGATTCATCTCTAGATGAGGACGATATAGATCTAATGGAAGACGCTCTCTCTGATAAAGATGTAATACGAACGAAAGTCATTCTTTCGGTCTGCGATCTCGCTCGCAAGGAGCCGAGGATACTGCGACATAAATCCcgtttatatttgtattacttGGCAACCGTCGCGATATTCTATACGCTACCGGTCGTACAATTGGCGGTGACGTATCAGCGCGTACTTCACACGACTGGAAATCAAGACATGTgctattacaattttttgtgcGCCCATCCGCTGGGTTTGCTGTCAGATTTTAATCATGTGTTCTCGAATTTCGGATACGTTATGCTGGGTATTCTGTTCATATTTCTAACTTACACTCGGGAGTACAACGAGCCGGATAAggagaaaattaaatgttatggTATACCACAACATTACGGTCTGTTTTATGCAATGGGCACTGCACTAATAATGGAAGGTATATTGTCGGCGAGTTACCACGTATGCCCTAGCCGTAGCAATTTCCAATTTG ACACCAGCTTTATGTATGTAATCGCGGTGCTCTGTATGATCAAGATTTACCAAAATCGTCATCCCGATATAAACGCCAGGGCGCCGGTAACGTTCGGAATGTTGGCCGTTATAATATTCGCAGGATTGATCGGGGTTCTGAGTGGTTCAAAGAGCTTTGTAGTAATATTTTCCATCCTGCATTTACTGATATGCTTCTTTCTGACTGTACAAATATATTACATGGGACGATGCAAATTCGACAGAGGCGTTTTTAAAAGAGTAATACAG AGATTCAAGCACGAGGCACGCTGCGGCATATGGCATCTACTCCGGCCGTTTTATCCCGCGAGATTCATAATGCTCGTATTAGCGAATTTGTGTAACGTTGGACTCGCGGTGTTCGGAAATATGTATCAGCAAGGCAATTTCGCAACGTTTTTACTAGCTATATTGATgtccaatttaattttatatacattcttTTACATTATGATGAAG CTTTGCCACAGGGAAAGAATTCTTCTCACACCCGCGATTTATATCCTCTTATCCATGCTGTTTTGGGGAGCAGCCCTATACTTCTTCGTGAATAAAACTATTTCTTGGGCTCTCACACCAGCCCAATCCCGCCTCTATAATAAACCTTGCGCGTTATTGAATTTCTTTGATTCTCATGACATTTGGCACTTTCTCTCGGCATTAGCAATGTTCTTTTCATTTATGGTATTGCTTACTCTAGACGACGATCTAACGGACGTACATCGGAGTCAAATACCAGTTTTTTGA